The Helianthus annuus cultivar XRQ/B chromosome 16, HanXRQr2.0-SUNRISE, whole genome shotgun sequence genome includes a window with the following:
- the LOC110919274 gene encoding circumsporozoite protein-like — MANQNSNHNLNQNQNQNQNPNQFQYRSNFNPAQNVQPIPQEQPGGSNNSRPPTPPFRNQNPNNTQRAPQQQNLHRQNSLPIHLDDRNVNSDRRGNRGRGNPANEDPFFNIDDLRNTIPDDESFSVPGYQSPEHVSVHTEYSDDGGYYDDRANDDEDWGYVNRGNVYNARGFEDDELGYVLFL, encoded by the coding sequence atggcaaaccaaaacTCAAACCACAACctcaaccaaaaccaaaaccaaaaccaaaatccgAACCAATTCCAATACCGAAGCAACTTCAATCCCGCCCAAAATgttcaacctatacctcaagaacaaccgggtggtaGTAACAACTCTcgaccacccacaccacctttccgaaaccaaaatcccaacAACACCCAAAGAGCACCCCAGCAACAAAACCTTCATCGACAAAATTCCTTACCCATTCACCTCGATGACCGGAATGTCAATTCCGACCGTAGAGGCAATCGAGGTCGTGGCAATCCCGCGAATGAAGACCCGTTCTTTAATATAGACGATTTGAGAAACACTATCCCCGATGATGAGTCGTTTAGTGTTCCCGGTTACCAATCGCCGGAACATGTGAGTGTTCATACGGAATATTCGGATGATGGGGGATATTACGATGATCGggctaatgatgatgaagattggggctaTGTGAATAGGGGTAATGTCTACAATGCTAGAGGTTTTGAAGATGATGAGCTTGGCTATGTGTTATTTTTGTAG